Proteins co-encoded in one Balneolaceae bacterium genomic window:
- the bshB1 gene encoding bacillithiol biosynthesis deacetylase BshB1 — protein sequence MDIDVLAFGAHPDDTELSCSGTLAALIKNGRKVAVVDLTRGEMGSRGTPELRKKEAQKAAEILGLHARENIGLPDTELANNRKHQKAIIQKIRQFRPHICLIPTPKDRHPDHENATALLTDAIFYSGLAKIETTGADGKMQKHFRPSHVLHFMQHDHIDPDFVYDITDTIEIKEKAIMAFSSQFNVEDPGDEPETYISDPAFFDALRAKAAYFGQMAGYKFGEGFLYARKPFPLQNFNFLFDTSPKR from the coding sequence ATGGATATTGATGTTCTGGCTTTTGGTGCCCACCCCGATGATACTGAATTAAGCTGTTCAGGTACACTTGCTGCACTCATAAAAAACGGCCGGAAAGTAGCCGTAGTTGACTTAACCAGGGGTGAAATGGGGTCGCGCGGAACGCCTGAACTCAGAAAGAAAGAAGCTCAAAAAGCCGCTGAAATACTTGGCCTCCATGCCCGCGAAAATATTGGTCTCCCTGATACCGAACTTGCCAACAACAGGAAACATCAAAAGGCCATTATCCAAAAAATCCGGCAGTTTCGTCCTCATATCTGCCTGATTCCGACTCCAAAAGACCGTCATCCCGATCACGAAAATGCCACAGCTCTTTTAACTGATGCCATATTTTATAGCGGGCTTGCAAAAATTGAAACAACAGGGGCGGATGGAAAAATGCAGAAGCATTTCAGACCCTCCCATGTTTTGCACTTTATGCAACATGATCATATTGATCCCGATTTCGTTTATGATATCACCGATACCATTGAGATAAAAGAAAAGGCAATTATGGCATTCTCTTCCCAATTCAATGTAGAAGATCCTGGTGATGAACCGGAAACTTATATTTCCGATCCCGCTTTTTTTGATGCCCTCCGAGCAAAAGCAGCCTATTTTGGCCAGATGGCGGGATACAAATTCGGAGAAGGGTTTCTGTATGCCCGGAAACCCTTTCCTCTCCAAAACTTTAACTTTTTGTTTGATACATCGCCGAAACGATAG